The following proteins are encoded in a genomic region of Sulfurovum indicum:
- the tpx gene encoding thiol peroxidase, translating to MATVTFKNDIVCNLAGNEVNVGDTAPVVTVVNSNPMLQDEQVGGEGKVQLVIAVPSLDTGVCDAETRRFNQEAANLEGVEVITVSMDLPFAAARWCGAAGIENIKVCSDFRNKDFGNAYGVLLADGPLAGVLARVIFVVGKDGKVAYKQVVPEITEEPNYEEAIEAAKAAANA from the coding sequence ATGGCAACAGTAACATTTAAAAATGACATCGTATGTAATCTCGCAGGTAATGAAGTAAATGTTGGAGATACAGCTCCGGTAGTAACAGTAGTAAACTCCAACCCAATGCTTCAAGATGAGCAGGTAGGTGGAGAAGGTAAAGTTCAACTTGTAATTGCAGTACCTTCACTCGACACAGGTGTATGTGACGCAGAGACAAGAAGATTCAACCAGGAGGCAGCGAACCTTGAAGGTGTTGAAGTGATCACTGTATCTATGGACCTTCCGTTTGCAGCAGCAAGATGGTGTGGTGCAGCCGGTATTGAAAATATCAAAGTTTGTTCTGACTTCAGAAACAAAGATTTTGGTAACGCTTACGGTGTACTTTTGGCAGATGGTCCTTTGGCCGGTGTACTTGCAAGAGTAATCTTTGTAGTAGGTAAAGACGGAAAAGTTGCTTATAAACAAGTAGTTCCTGAAATTACTGAAGAACCTAACTACGAAGAGGCGATCGAAGCTGCAAAAGCTGCTGCTAACGCATAA
- a CDS encoding nickel-dependent hydrogenase large subunit, with amino-acid sequence MANKHIVIDPITRIEGHMRIEAVIDDATNTVVDVFCSSTMFRGIETILKGRDPRDCGLMAMRICGVCTVTHFQRSIEAVENAFNVQVPANARLMRNLIQGALFMHDHLVHYYHLHSLDWVDVISALDADPHAAATEAAKWANVAGETPWTADAAIFSAMKERLAKFVAKGRLGIFGNGYWGNSSYKLTPAQNLVAITHYFQALEVQRDLGQMMTIIGGKDPHPQSLVVGGITSINDIRDPERMKLFRDLALRVRQFIKGAYIPDMYMLAQMYKDEMSAGSGAGLKSFLVYGGFPLNDGPIEQAAKLFPGGIVHNGDLTKVTDFDPALVTEDVTHAWYAAPSPEHPSVGTTTPDYTGFKNITNGVAYLDTDNKYSWIKSPLYDDQRVEVGPLARMIVGYARGDVRIKGYVDNFITRANITVDHLYSSAGRTIGRALESELMSDIITDWVDELNTNIASGDLTSWTKFDFNAVSQNAQGYGVEEAPRGALGHWIRIENGKVANYQAVVPSTWNAGPRDHLGRLGAYEESIKGLKVANINEPLEILRTVHSFDPCIACAVHVVDTRGKELGSFKVDPICGL; translated from the coding sequence ATGGCGAATAAACATATAGTAATTGATCCTATCACACGCATAGAAGGGCATATGCGTATAGAGGCTGTTATTGATGATGCGACAAACACAGTTGTAGATGTATTCTGTTCATCAACAATGTTTCGAGGAATTGAAACTATTCTAAAAGGACGTGATCCAAGAGACTGTGGTCTGATGGCAATGCGTATCTGTGGTGTTTGTACGGTAACACATTTTCAAAGAAGTATCGAAGCGGTTGAGAACGCATTTAATGTCCAGGTCCCTGCTAACGCAAGACTTATGCGTAATCTTATACAAGGGGCACTCTTTATGCATGATCATCTTGTCCACTACTATCATCTTCATTCGCTTGACTGGGTAGATGTCATCTCCGCACTTGATGCAGATCCCCATGCTGCAGCTACAGAGGCAGCAAAGTGGGCCAATGTTGCAGGTGAGACACCATGGACAGCAGATGCCGCGATATTTTCAGCGATGAAAGAGAGATTGGCAAAATTTGTTGCAAAAGGACGTTTGGGTATCTTTGGTAATGGATACTGGGGTAACAGCAGTTACAAGTTGACACCCGCACAAAATCTTGTAGCCATTACACACTATTTTCAGGCATTGGAAGTTCAAAGAGATTTAGGGCAGATGATGACCATTATAGGAGGGAAAGACCCCCACCCGCAAAGTCTGGTGGTTGGCGGGATCACTTCCATTAATGATATTCGGGACCCGGAGCGCATGAAGCTTTTCAGAGATCTTGCACTTAGAGTACGTCAGTTTATCAAAGGTGCCTATATACCGGATATGTATATGTTGGCTCAAATGTACAAAGATGAGATGAGTGCCGGTTCGGGTGCCGGGCTAAAAAGTTTTCTGGTATATGGCGGGTTTCCTCTCAATGACGGTCCCATTGAACAGGCTGCAAAACTTTTCCCGGGAGGGATCGTTCATAATGGTGATTTAACAAAGGTCACTGATTTTGATCCTGCACTTGTGACAGAGGATGTAACACATGCATGGTATGCTGCCCCATCTCCGGAACATCCCTCCGTCGGTACCACAACACCTGATTATACCGGATTTAAAAATATTACCAATGGCGTAGCCTATCTTGATACAGATAACAAATATTCATGGATAAAATCACCACTTTATGATGATCAGCGCGTGGAGGTGGGACCACTTGCCCGAATGATCGTCGGATATGCAAGAGGAGATGTACGTATTAAAGGATATGTAGACAATTTTATTACCCGTGCAAACATAACTGTTGATCATCTCTATAGTTCAGCAGGCAGAACTATAGGGCGCGCATTGGAGTCTGAACTTATGTCGGATATTATTACCGACTGGGTTGATGAACTCAATACCAATATTGCTTCCGGGGATTTAACAAGCTGGACAAAATTTGACTTCAATGCTGTAAGCCAAAATGCACAGGGATATGGTGTGGAAGAGGCACCAAGGGGTGCCTTGGGACACTGGATACGTATAGAAAACGGTAAAGTTGCCAACTATCAAGCGGTAGTTCCTTCGACATGGAATGCAGGGCCAAGAGATCATTTGGGTCGGTTGGGAGCCTATGAAGAGAGTATCAAAGGTCTTAAAGTGGCCAACATCAATGAACCACTGGAGATTTTGCGTACGGTACACAGTTTTGATCCATGTATCGCATGTGCGGTACATGTGGTAGATACACGGGGGAAAGAGCTTGGATCGTTTAAAGTTGACCCGATATGTGGACTGTAA
- a CDS encoding energy-coupling factor ABC transporter permease: MHIPDGFISPLTYLPAYAASGMLWYLASKKVSLESETLPFLATLSALSFVFMMIAIPLPGGTSAHLSGIALLAVIFAPWLSFLATSLVLVVEAFLFGEGGITTLGVNILAIAFIGSFSAHLIFRLLKNRSETLALFAAGWLSVNLSALFIAVILGLQPLIASEGSKALFFPFDIKTTTLAVMIPHLMIGVAEGIVTIALYRFLKKNFKVIFNA; encoded by the coding sequence ATGCATATACCTGACGGTTTTATTTCACCGCTTACCTATCTGCCGGCATATGCGGCAAGTGGTATGCTGTGGTATCTGGCATCAAAAAAAGTCTCTCTTGAGAGTGAAACCCTCCCTTTTCTGGCAACACTTTCGGCATTGAGTTTTGTCTTCATGATGATAGCTATACCGCTTCCGGGAGGTACATCAGCCCATTTGAGCGGCATTGCTCTTCTGGCGGTTATTTTTGCTCCGTGGCTTTCGTTTTTGGCGACATCGCTTGTTTTGGTTGTAGAGGCATTTTTGTTTGGAGAGGGTGGTATAACCACCCTTGGAGTGAATATTCTGGCAATAGCGTTTATCGGAAGTTTCAGTGCCCACTTGATCTTTCGCCTGTTAAAAAACAGAAGTGAAACTCTTGCACTGTTTGCTGCCGGATGGCTGAGTGTCAATCTCTCTGCTCTTTTTATAGCGGTTATACTCGGACTTCAGCCCCTTATTGCTTCGGAAGGCAGTAAAGCACTCTTTTTCCCGTTTGATATTAAAACAACCACTTTGGCGGTTATGATACCGCATTTGATGATCGGTGTGGCAGAAGGAATTGTGACCATAGCGCTTTACAGATTTTTGAAAAAAAACTTCAAAGTGATTTTTAATGCATGA
- a CDS encoding L,D-transpeptidase family protein, producing MNMRQISHFFYVLLLLLVVNGCGQPDIQGNQYRLDECKKELLEAKDFDKSQKIDHIVVVKQDRKMYLFRNGKVQSTFPVSLGKNPIGHKMQKGDNRTPEGTFWIHRKLCSPKYYRSLCISYPRPEDVEAAQRRGVDPGGSITIHAQPTWNADGHGDNYTLARNWTQGCVAVTNSAMKQLWYAVREGVPVTIK from the coding sequence ATGAATATGAGACAGATTTCCCATTTTTTTTATGTATTGTTGCTGCTTTTGGTGGTTAACGGCTGCGGACAGCCTGATATACAGGGAAATCAGTATAGACTGGATGAGTGTAAAAAAGAGCTGCTTGAAGCAAAAGATTTTGACAAAAGCCAAAAAATAGACCATATTGTCGTCGTAAAGCAAGATCGGAAAATGTATCTTTTCCGAAATGGAAAGGTGCAAAGTACTTTTCCTGTTTCTCTCGGCAAAAACCCTATAGGGCATAAGATGCAAAAGGGTGATAACAGAACACCGGAAGGAACCTTCTGGATACATCGTAAACTATGTTCACCAAAATACTATCGTTCACTATGTATCTCCTACCCAAGACCAGAGGATGTGGAAGCAGCACAAAGACGTGGGGTTGATCCGGGGGGAAGTATTACGATCCATGCTCAGCCGACATGGAATGCTGATGGCCACGGTGACAACTATACGCTTGCACGCAACTGGACACAAGGGTGTGTGGCTGTGACAAACAGTGCTATGAAACAGCTCTGGTATGCCGTACGGGAAGGTGTTCCTGTTACTATCAAATAG
- a CDS encoding transporter, protein MKKAVCLSLLAGTLAYAHHGVASLGVAGLEGPGAPLETTSSATLPEGKFLVYTRAEYISYTLDTPQIDGEMEKHEYFTYALGYGVTSYFDAYVFIPYFTKEEEGSVGTSGFHDIKFAGVLGFKYDDGLMLTPDNESLDDMEDWHFTTSFNVSIPTGDKAVKKPDGTLYDYGMQLSFGAPSFMVGLSATKWFGGDTTLVFDTSYNTFFKSSYSDGGTMKFGDEIRANSALSYKFYSNMQKKLRVDGTVEANFLHLGRDRENGVDQTATGGDILYTTVGLRLFYESVSATVGVKVPVWKDLNEEALQQGAEGNERTRLIFTFSSLF, encoded by the coding sequence ATGAAAAAAGCGGTTTGTCTATCTTTGCTTGCCGGAACTTTGGCTTATGCCCATCACGGCGTTGCCTCTTTGGGAGTAGCAGGGCTGGAAGGTCCCGGAGCACCATTGGAGACTACGAGCTCGGCTACTTTGCCGGAGGGTAAATTTTTGGTATATACAAGAGCAGAGTACATCTCATATACACTGGATACGCCACAGATAGACGGTGAGATGGAAAAGCATGAGTATTTCACCTACGCTCTGGGGTATGGCGTAACCTCCTATTTTGATGCTTATGTGTTTATACCCTATTTCACCAAAGAGGAGGAGGGAAGTGTCGGTACCAGCGGTTTTCATGATATAAAGTTCGCCGGTGTCCTGGGGTTTAAGTATGATGACGGCTTAATGCTGACACCTGATAACGAGAGTCTGGATGATATGGAAGATTGGCACTTTACGACCTCTTTTAATGTCTCAATCCCGACAGGTGATAAAGCGGTTAAGAAGCCGGACGGTACCCTGTATGACTATGGTATGCAGTTAAGCTTCGGTGCTCCTTCGTTCATGGTCGGTCTAAGTGCCACAAAGTGGTTCGGGGGAGATACAACGCTGGTCTTTGATACATCCTACAATACATTTTTCAAAAGCAGCTACAGTGACGGCGGAACCATGAAGTTCGGGGATGAAATACGAGCAAACAGTGCACTCTCTTACAAGTTCTACAGCAATATGCAAAAAAAGTTGAGAGTAGACGGTACTGTGGAAGCAAACTTTTTACATCTTGGTCGAGACAGGGAAAACGGTGTTGACCAAACAGCAACCGGTGGTGATATTTTATATACAACTGTTGGATTGAGGCTCTTTTATGAATCAGTCAGTGCTACTGTTGGAGTAAAGGTGCCTGTCTGGAAAGACCTAAATGAAGAAGCACTGCAGCAGGGGGCGGAGGGAAATGAAAGAACCAGACTTATCTTTACCTTTTCGTCACTCTTTTAG
- a CDS encoding menaquinone biosynthesis family protein — MPNPIQLAHSPDADDIFMYYAIKFGWVNTKGLKFENTGLDIETLNVEALKGTYDVSAISFGMYPLIKEEYALLRTAVSFGEGYGPKLIRRKDKRLKRNFKVALSGQYTTNAMLFRIYYPDARPVYMDFLEIEEAVINGKVDAGVLIHESILDFDESLEVEKEIWDIWVELAGEGLPLPLGGMALRRSLPLNRAIDIENILIDGVKIANERKEELCTKLEEDSLVRISDKMLKKYLDMYASDESVQLSDLQLRALDKLYQIGFEYNLWKCPIKTEDYLIPKEYSALRAK, encoded by the coding sequence ATGCCAAACCCTATCCAATTAGCGCATTCTCCTGATGCCGATGATATCTTTATGTACTATGCCATAAAATTTGGCTGGGTCAATACCAAAGGACTGAAGTTTGAAAATACTGGCCTCGATATCGAAACACTGAATGTAGAGGCACTCAAGGGAACATATGATGTCAGTGCCATCAGTTTTGGTATGTACCCTTTGATTAAAGAGGAGTATGCCCTGCTTCGCACAGCAGTCAGCTTTGGTGAGGGGTATGGACCAAAACTGATCCGCCGCAAAGACAAAAGGCTCAAGCGCAATTTCAAAGTAGCCCTTTCCGGACAATACACAACCAATGCCATGCTCTTTCGTATCTATTACCCTGATGCACGCCCGGTCTATATGGATTTTCTTGAGATAGAAGAAGCTGTCATAAACGGGAAGGTGGATGCCGGTGTTCTTATCCACGAATCAATCCTTGACTTTGACGAGAGCCTTGAAGTCGAAAAAGAGATATGGGATATCTGGGTCGAGCTTGCCGGAGAAGGCCTGCCGCTGCCCCTGGGAGGAATGGCCCTGCGACGCAGTCTGCCCCTGAACCGTGCGATCGATATTGAGAACATTCTGATCGATGGTGTCAAGATCGCGAATGAAAGAAAAGAGGAGCTTTGCACAAAACTTGAGGAGGACAGCCTCGTACGAATTTCAGATAAAATGCTTAAAAAATATCTGGACATGTACGCCTCCGATGAGTCTGTTCAACTCTCAGACCTGCAACTCAGAGCACTGGACAAACTTTATCAAATAGGCTTCGAATATAACCTTTGGAAGTGTCCGATCAAAACAGAAGACTATCTAATACCCAAAGAGTACAGCGCACTTCGTGCGAAGTAG
- a CDS encoding L,D-transpeptidase family protein: protein MKLKIVLALLATGMMFFMAGCGKPVFTGKVDKTPYETKECLRELALGKEIRQEQRIDQLVAYKSRRILEGYRNGKKVFESRMSLGKNGDKGTKLQAGDYRTPEGSYTIVRKKCDPRLYRSLMISYPNKEDLARCKAKGVCPGGYITIHGQPKWNADGRGDAYTLAHDWTEGCMAVPNKKMLQLWQGVRNGTPITIHP, encoded by the coding sequence ATGAAATTGAAAATTGTATTGGCATTGTTGGCGACAGGAATGATGTTTTTTATGGCGGGATGTGGAAAACCTGTATTTACCGGAAAGGTTGACAAAACACCCTATGAGACAAAAGAGTGCCTGAGAGAACTTGCACTGGGCAAAGAGATACGTCAGGAACAACGTATAGACCAATTGGTGGCATATAAGTCAAGGCGTATACTCGAAGGATACAGAAATGGTAAAAAAGTATTTGAATCCCGTATGTCGCTTGGGAAAAACGGAGATAAAGGAACAAAGCTTCAGGCAGGAGACTACAGAACACCGGAGGGTTCCTATACGATTGTGAGAAAGAAGTGTGATCCCAGGCTTTACAGATCGTTGATGATCTCCTATCCAAATAAAGAGGATCTTGCCAGATGTAAAGCCAAAGGAGTGTGTCCGGGGGGTTATATCACGATCCATGGTCAGCCAAAGTGGAATGCAGACGGAAGAGGGGATGCCTATACGCTTGCACATGACTGGACAGAAGGGTGTATGGCGGTACCGAACAAAAAAATGCTCCAGCTTTGGCAGGGGGTAAGAAATGGTACACCGATCACAATTCATCCTTAA
- a CDS encoding Lcl C-terminal domain-containing protein: MKKMVTGLGILLAASFVFAGGNAAKALPAVAKIGNPCQAETVYVDSDTNLMWQDAPYTDAEDGAYAREYSAGKAGNLRHAVDYCRRLDYAGYRDWRLPTVDELMAVHRIEGEVFKNFRDKDFWSSTPTSDGKYYVIYPADAYKYKRSKSQSNYIRCVRCTKNK, encoded by the coding sequence ATGAAAAAAATGGTTACAGGTCTGGGTATTTTATTGGCTGCATCATTTGTATTTGCAGGCGGAAATGCAGCCAAGGCACTTCCGGCAGTTGCGAAGATCGGGAACCCATGTCAGGCTGAAACAGTCTATGTTGACTCCGATACAAATCTGATGTGGCAGGATGCACCTTATACAGATGCTGAGGACGGTGCCTATGCACGTGAATACTCTGCTGGTAAAGCAGGTAACCTGAGACATGCGGTAGATTACTGTCGCAGGCTCGATTATGCAGGGTACAGAGACTGGAGACTTCCGACAGTTGATGAACTGATGGCAGTTCACCGTATTGAAGGAGAGGTGTTTAAAAACTTCAGAGATAAAGATTTCTGGAGCTCCACGCCGACATCGGACGGGAAGTACTACGTGATATATCCGGCCGATGCCTATAAGTATAAAAGAAGTAAAAGCCAGTCAAACTATATTCGTTGTGTACGCTGTACCAAAAACAAGTAA
- a CDS encoding energy-coupling factor ABC transporter ATP-binding protein — translation MIKVENLFFEYEDFRGRKKALLKDISFEIKKGERVVLLGVNGSGKSTLLKILDALVFSQKGYFVFEGSEVRKKDFKKRAKAFRKDVAFLMQDPNTLLFNATVREEIEFGLREFGFDAVEERAIEIAKRFDLEKYLDTPPYYLSGGEKQRVALAAVLAIEPKVLLMDEPSSNLDPPTTGWLIDLLNDMEVTTIISTHNLSLAYEFGERALVLSKTHELIFDGALEQLFSNKELLLKANLLHKHKHRHKGMEHSHFHLHDWKG, via the coding sequence ATGATTAAGGTAGAGAATCTCTTTTTTGAATATGAGGATTTCAGAGGGAGAAAAAAAGCGCTTTTAAAAGATATAAGTTTTGAGATAAAAAAAGGAGAACGGGTTGTTCTACTTGGGGTGAACGGCAGTGGGAAAAGTACCCTGCTGAAGATTTTGGATGCACTTGTTTTCTCCCAAAAGGGATATTTTGTTTTTGAAGGCAGTGAAGTTAGAAAAAAAGATTTCAAAAAGAGGGCCAAAGCGTTTAGGAAAGATGTAGCGTTCCTTATGCAGGACCCTAACACCCTTTTGTTCAATGCAACGGTCAGAGAGGAGATCGAGTTTGGTTTACGGGAGTTCGGTTTTGATGCGGTTGAAGAGCGTGCAATAGAGATCGCCAAGCGGTTCGATCTTGAGAAGTATCTTGATACACCTCCCTATTATCTAAGCGGTGGAGAGAAACAGAGGGTAGCATTGGCCGCTGTTTTGGCCATAGAACCGAAGGTATTGCTGATGGATGAACCCTCTTCCAATCTGGATCCACCCACAACAGGTTGGCTTATTGATCTGTTGAACGATATGGAGGTCACTACTATAATTTCCACACACAATCTCAGTCTTGCCTATGAATTTGGAGAGAGAGCATTGGTTCTTTCAAAAACGCATGAGTTGATTTTCGATGGTGCTTTGGAACAGCTTTTTTCAAACAAAGAGCTGCTGCTGAAGGCCAATCTGCTTCATAAGCACAAGCATCGACACAAAGGAATGGAGCACAGCCATTTTCATCTGCACGACTGGAAGGGATAG
- a CDS encoding UDP-N-acetylmuramate dehydrogenase has translation MFFKIIDFSKYSSIRIGQPTEVLMIEKDDPIPTDRYLVGSANNLLISPAPPPLMMLSKDFAYFREANGFLEIGAATPTGRIVSYAKKHDLAGFEFCAKLPGTLGGMLAMNAGVKSYEIFNILHSIQINGVWIKKELIPHGYRYALLGGIATAAKFKVRSGFDQETLETLRSLRSNQPHEPSAGSAFKNPPGDHAGRLIEAAGLKGYRHGDMAWSSVHANFLVNLGQGSYSDAIVLIHLAKERVKEDFGILLEEEIKLL, from the coding sequence TTGTTTTTTAAAATCATCGACTTTTCCAAATACTCCAGTATCAGGATCGGTCAGCCCACAGAAGTGCTGATGATAGAAAAAGATGATCCCATCCCGACAGACCGCTATCTTGTCGGCAGTGCGAATAATCTGCTCATCTCCCCGGCACCTCCGCCTCTGATGATGTTAAGCAAGGATTTTGCCTACTTCAGAGAAGCAAACGGTTTTTTGGAGATCGGTGCTGCAACGCCGACAGGACGTATTGTCAGTTATGCCAAAAAACATGATCTTGCGGGGTTTGAATTCTGTGCAAAACTGCCAGGTACATTGGGTGGTATGCTTGCCATGAATGCCGGAGTGAAATCCTATGAGATCTTCAATATCCTACACAGCATCCAGATCAATGGCGTATGGATAAAAAAAGAACTGATACCCCATGGGTATCGGTATGCCTTACTCGGAGGCATTGCTACAGCTGCAAAGTTCAAGGTCCGTTCCGGATTTGATCAGGAGACTCTTGAGACACTGCGTTCTCTACGTAGCAATCAGCCTCATGAACCCAGTGCAGGCTCTGCATTCAAAAACCCTCCCGGAGATCATGCCGGGAGACTGATCGAGGCCGCAGGACTAAAAGGATACCGGCATGGAGATATGGCATGGAGCAGTGTGCATGCCAATTTTCTGGTCAATCTGGGGCAAGGAAGCTATAGTGATGCGATCGTGCTCATCCATCTTGCGAAAGAGCGGGTCAAAGAAGACTTTGGGATCTTGTTGGAGGAGGAGATCAAACTCCTCTGA
- a CDS encoding hydrogenase small subunit, protein MEKDLAIQKSIFSKISGIDTNKGDDFYEDLYKRCEERIDALQAVNPFTEDELEEVLVEEGYNRRDFMKWVSATTAMLMLPGFFEPLVAKTVQVLNRVPVIWINLQDCAGNSEAFLRTDGPTVDELILEIISLEFHELLMAPSGEHAEQQLENAMTTFKNEYLLFVEGAIPTAENGIYGTIGTSGETYVDHLVRLSADAKAIVAVGTCATFGGIPAAAPNPTGARGVMDIVSNKPIVNIPACPANPANMLGVILLYAMTGELPELDSLLRPKFAFGYRIHDACERRVHFDAGEYVEEWGDASAQAGHCLYKMGCKGPVTFNNCPTVKYNRGTSWPVAAGHGCIGCSEPGFFDKFDRFEAPTPFNPNYNPASDFQIAAGIGLFAAYKTATQEESAQEGYHGE, encoded by the coding sequence ATGGAAAAAGATTTGGCAATACAAAAATCCATATTTAGTAAGATTTCAGGTATTGATACCAATAAAGGTGATGATTTCTATGAAGATCTGTATAAGCGTTGTGAAGAGCGTATTGATGCATTACAGGCTGTAAACCCTTTTACCGAAGATGAGCTGGAAGAGGTATTGGTCGAGGAGGGATATAATCGTCGTGATTTTATGAAATGGGTGAGTGCAACAACAGCTATGTTGATGCTGCCCGGTTTCTTTGAACCCCTGGTAGCTAAAACAGTACAGGTACTGAACAGGGTGCCTGTGATCTGGATAAACCTTCAGGATTGTGCAGGAAACTCTGAAGCATTTTTACGTACAGATGGTCCTACTGTTGATGAATTGATTCTGGAGATTATCTCGCTTGAATTTCATGAATTGCTTATGGCACCTTCTGGTGAACATGCAGAACAGCAGCTGGAAAATGCCATGACTACTTTTAAAAATGAATATTTGCTTTTTGTGGAAGGTGCTATTCCTACAGCCGAAAACGGTATCTATGGAACCATAGGAACAAGCGGCGAAACATATGTAGACCACCTGGTCCGGCTTTCAGCTGATGCAAAAGCGATTGTCGCTGTAGGAACATGTGCTACGTTTGGAGGTATCCCCGCAGCTGCACCAAACCCGACCGGTGCCAGAGGAGTAATGGATATTGTGAGCAACAAACCTATTGTCAATATTCCGGCTTGTCCTGCAAACCCTGCGAATATGCTGGGTGTCATTCTGCTTTATGCTATGACGGGAGAACTGCCGGAGCTTGATTCGCTTTTGCGACCCAAGTTTGCTTTTGGTTACCGTATTCATGATGCATGTGAAAGGCGTGTGCATTTTGATGCGGGTGAATATGTGGAAGAGTGGGGGGATGCTTCTGCACAGGCTGGACACTGTCTTTACAAAATGGGATGTAAAGGACCTGTAACATTCAATAACTGTCCAACAGTAAAATACAACAGGGGAACAAGCTGGCCGGTTGCTGCAGGACATGGGTGTATTGGCTGTTCTGAACCGGGATTTTTTGATAAATTTGACAGATTTGAAGCACCAACGCCTTTTAATCCCAACTACAATCCTGCTTCAGATTTTCAAATCGCAGCAGGCATAGGCCTGTTTGCTGCTTATAAAACTGCAACACAGGAAGAGTCTGCACAGGAGGGATATCATGGCGAATAA
- a CDS encoding DUF4198 domain-containing protein encodes MKFALLLLPLCVIAHDIWIEKQDRISVLRYGHLHPSQEHKGNKIIPYTPKKIKEIICKHGTESETLNIPRVYPVRIRKHCDALCITLDNGYFTKTPYGTKNLPKNRLKMSLKSWRSIESVKRVDSSSDTLLSSGLELVLLKRPSKAGEKATLQIFYNKKPLSGIPVAYDGSVRGLSNKEGKINIRIRHSGLQNIQATYKEKAANRELADETVRTATLNFEIEE; translated from the coding sequence TTGAAATTTGCGTTACTGCTTTTGCCTTTATGCGTTATTGCACATGATATTTGGATAGAAAAGCAAGACAGGATATCTGTTTTGCGCTATGGACACCTTCATCCTAGCCAGGAACACAAAGGGAATAAGATTATCCCTTATACGCCAAAGAAGATCAAAGAGATCATTTGTAAACATGGTACTGAATCAGAAACACTGAATATTCCCAGGGTATATCCGGTCCGTATCCGTAAGCATTGTGATGCTTTGTGCATTACATTAGATAACGGATACTTCACAAAAACCCCGTACGGTACTAAGAACCTTCCCAAAAACCGTTTGAAAATGTCTCTTAAAAGTTGGAGGAGTATTGAAAGTGTCAAGAGAGTTGACAGCAGTTCCGATACTCTTCTCTCCTCTGGCTTGGAACTTGTGTTGTTGAAAAGGCCTTCTAAAGCAGGAGAAAAGGCGACCCTGCAGATTTTTTACAATAAAAAGCCGCTTTCGGGCATACCTGTTGCGTATGACGGAAGTGTACGGGGACTTAGCAACAAAGAGGGAAAGATAAATATACGTATCCGCCACAGCGGTTTGCAGAACATACAGGCAACCTATAAAGAGAAGGCTGCAAACAGAGAGCTCGCCGATGAAACTGTTCGAACTGCAACATTAAACTTTGAGATTGAAGAATGA